A window of the Rhodoferax sp. GW822-FHT02A01 genome harbors these coding sequences:
- a CDS encoding haloacid dehalogenase type II — translation MIKVVVFDAYGTLFDVYSIGALADRLYPGHGAAIATIWRDKQIEYTRLIAMSDPHGTGGSRFYQSFWNITRAALRYALERLALPQSEAQEEALMGQYAKLEAFPENLDVLQRLKAQSFATAILSNGSEGMLDKAVQSAGMADALDKIISVDSVRTFKTMPTSYGLVGKAFEVQPHEVLFVSSNAWDALGATWFGFKTLWVNRQNLPFEAIGPRPHFAGADLNAVFAALA, via the coding sequence ATGATCAAGGTTGTTGTTTTCGATGCATATGGAACACTGTTTGATGTGTACTCGATCGGTGCATTGGCGGATCGCCTGTATCCGGGCCATGGCGCAGCCATTGCCACAATATGGCGCGACAAGCAAATTGAGTACACCCGATTGATCGCGATGTCCGACCCCCATGGCACTGGTGGGAGTCGCTTTTACCAGTCGTTTTGGAATATCACGCGAGCCGCGTTGCGGTACGCGCTAGAGCGACTGGCCTTGCCTCAATCTGAAGCGCAAGAGGAGGCACTTATGGGGCAATACGCCAAGTTGGAAGCTTTTCCTGAGAATCTGGATGTGTTGCAGCGGCTCAAGGCGCAAAGCTTTGCGACCGCAATCCTTTCCAATGGCAGCGAAGGTATGCTCGATAAGGCGGTGCAAAGCGCGGGCATGGCCGACGCGCTGGACAAAATCATTTCCGTGGATAGTGTTCGGACGTTCAAGACGATGCCGACAAGTTACGGTCTTGTCGGCAAAGCGTTTGAAGTTCAACCCCATGAGGTGCTATTTGTGTCCAGCAACGCTTGGGACGCGCTTGGGGCCACCTGGTTTGGGTTTAAGACGCTATGGGTGAATCGGCAAAACCTGCCTTTTGAAGCCATTGGACCACGGCCCCATTTTGCTGGGGCGGATTTGAATGCGGTTTTTGCTGCCCTGGCTTAA